From one Lotus japonicus ecotype B-129 chromosome 3, LjGifu_v1.2 genomic stretch:
- the LOC130749266 gene encoding chlorophyll a-b binding protein CP29.1, chloroplastic-like has protein sequence MATATATAAATSSFIGTRLRDAQPSLGRVQARFGFGIGKKKAAPKKVARPGPGTERPLWYPGAKAPEWLDGSLVGDYGFDPFGLGKPAEYLQFDLDSLDQNLAKNLAGDVIGTRTEFEDVKSTPFQPYSEVFGLQRFRECELIHGRWAMLATLGALTVEWLTGITWQDAGKVELVEGSSYLGLPLPFSITALIWIEVLVIGYIEFQRNAELDPEKRLYPGGSFFDPLGLAADPEKKATLQLAEIKHARLAMVAFLGFAVQAAATGKGPLDNWATHLSDPLHTTIIDTFSSS, from the exons ATGGCAACCGCCACCGcaaccgccgccgccacctcaTCCTTCATCGGAACACGCCTCCGCGACGCGCAGCCGAGCCTAGGCCGTGTGCAAGCGAGATTCGGATTCGGGATCGGGAAGAAGAAGGCCGCACCGAAGAAGGTAGCGAGACCAGGTCCAGGTACCGAACGGCCGCTGTGGTACCCCGGAGCGAAGGCGCCAGAGTGGCTCGACGGGAGCTTGGTCGGTGACTACGGGTTTGATCCGTTTGGGCTTGGGAAGCCGGCGGAGTACTTGCAGTTTGATCTGGATTCGTTGGACCAGAACCTGGCGAAGAATTTGGCCGGAGATGTGATCGGAACGAGGACGGAGTTTGAGGACGTGAAGTCGACGCCGTTTCAGCCGTACAGTGAGGTGTTTGGGTTGCAGAGGTTTAGGGAGTGCGAGCTTATTCATGGAAGGTGGGCCATGCTCGCCACGCTTGGTGCTCTTACCGTTGAGTGGCTCACCGGAATCACCTGGCAAGACGCCGGCAAG GTGGAGCTTGTAGAAGGGTCATCATACCTTGGTCTACCACTCCCATTCTCAATCACCGCATTGATTTGGATTGAAGTTTTGGTGATTGGGTACATTGAGTTCCAAAGAAACGCTGAGCTTGACCCTGAGAAGAGGCTGTACCCAGGTGGCAGCTTCTTCGACCCTCTCGGCTTGGCCGCGGACCCTGAGAAGAAGGCCACCCTTCAATTGGCAGAAATCAAGCATGCTCGTCTTGCCATGGTTGCTTTCCTTGGCTTTGCTGTCCAAGCTGCTGCCACTGGCAAAGGCCCTCTTGATAACTGGGCTACCCATTTGAGTGACCCTCTTCACACCACCATCATTGATACCTTCTCATCCTCTTGA
- the LOC130749264 gene encoding probable pyridoxal 5'-phosphate synthase subunit PDX2 — MAVVGVLALQGSFHEHIAALRKLGVNGVEIRKPEQLLNVNSLIIPGGESTAMAKLAEYHNLFPALREFVQLGKPVWGTCAGLIFLANKAAGQKIGGQELVGGLDCTVHRNFFGSQIQSFETELSVPELASKEGGPETFRGIFIRAPAIIEAGPDVQVLADYPVRSNRLSTADSPTEDKKENVEEESKVIVAVRQGNIMGTAFHPELTADTRWHSYFLKMANVSGEEASSSLVPAEASTNVNQRPLNDLPIFQS, encoded by the exons ATGGCCGTCGTTGGAGTCCTCGCGTTACAGGGATCTTTCCACGAACACATAGCAG CGCTGAGGAAGTTAGGAGTGAATGGGGTAGAGATTCGGAAGCCGGAGCAGCTTCTCAACGTGAATTCCCTCATCATCCCTGGTGGTGAGAGCACTGCCATGGCTAAGCTTGCTGAGTACCACAACTTG TTTCCCGCCTTGCGAGAGTTTGTGCAATTGGGAAAGCCTGTTTGGGGAACCTGTGCAGGGCTAATATTCTTGGCAAATAAAGCTGCAG GACAGAAGATTGGTGGTCAAGAACTGGTTGGTGGCCTTGACTGTACTGTGCATAGAAATTTCTTTGGCAGCCAG ATTCAAAGCTTTGAGACAGAGCTTTCAGTTCCAGAGCTTGCATCCAAGGAAGGTGGCCCCGAAACGTTTCGTGGAATTTTTATTCGCGCCCCAGCAATTATTGAAGCTGGGCCAGATGTTCAAGTGCTGGCTGACTATCCTGTACGTTCTAACAGATTGTCCACTGCTGATTCCCCTACTGAAGACAAAAAG GAGAATGTTGAGGAAGAAAGTAAAGTCATAGTTGCTGTGAGGCAAGGCAACATCATGGGGACTGCTTTTCATCCTGAATTGACTGCTGATACTCGGTG GCACAGTTATTTCTTAAAGATGGCAAATGTAAGTGGAGAAGAGGCCTCAAGTAGTCTTGTTCCAGCAGAAGCCAGTACGAATGTGAACCAGCGGCCACTTAATGACCTTCCTATCTTTCAATCCTGA
- the LOC130743952 gene encoding uncharacterized protein LOC130743952 produces the protein MKLFSFNARGVGIVRSGALLGRVVPAINRGGGLLCLWNPSLFALDECVVGAGFLGLIVRSEDERRGVAGVSSTQRREMQEFNLFIADLELLDLPLAGRRFTWRRPNNSARSRIDRFLVTNDWCLTWPHCSQLALNRDVSDHCPILLRQFFQDWGPKPFKVLNCWLSDARLPAVVEKAWAESRFHGWGAFVLKEKLKYLRGKLKIWNKEVFGDLKSRREDAVRKINQLDLKEEEKSRSKWIAESDQNTKFFHSTINWKRRSNSIVGLLIDGVWEEEPSRDNADLVAPFDKEEVRSAVWECGGDKSPGPDGFNFKFIHKFWQVVEGDFCKVVNEFWRCGAWPTGSNASFIVLITKFAFIGGRNMLDSVVVVNEVVHEAKSKKRPTIIFKVDYEKAYDSVLWDFLEYMMRRMRFSEKWISWILSCIGSASVSVLVSGSPSAEFRMEKGLRQGDPLAPFLFLIVVEG, from the exons ATGAAGCTCTTTTCCTTCAATGCTAGAGGTGTGGGGATAGTGCGAAGCGGCGCGCTATTAGGGAG GGTTGTACCGGCAATAAATAGAGGGGGTGGCTTGCTGTGCTTGTGGAATCCTAGTCTTTTTGCTCTGGATGAGTGTGTGGTTGGTGCCGGCTTTCTGGGTCTTATCG TCAGGTCGGAGGATGAAAGAAGAGGTGTGGCGGGGGTGAGTAGTACACAAAGAAGAGAAATGCAGGAGTTTAACTTGTTTATTGCAGACCTGGAACTGTTGGATCTGCCCCTGGCGGGGAGGAGGTTTACTTGGCGTAGACCCAATAATTCAGCTCGGAGCAGGATTGATAGGTTCTTGGTCACAAATGATTGGTGTTTGACATGGCCTCACTGCTCACAACTAGCGCTGAATAGAGATGTATCTGACCACTGTCCAATCTTGCTGAGACAGTTTTTCCAGGATTGGGGACCAAAGCCTTTCAAGGTTCTCAATTGTTGGCTTTCAGATGCGCGTCTTCCTGCTGTTGTTGAAAAGGCCTGGGCAGAATCTCGATTTCATGGGTGGGGTGCCTTTGTGTTAAAAGAGAAGCTGAAGTACCTTAGAGGCAAGCTGAAAATCTGGAATAAAGAAGTGTTTGGTGATCTGAAGTCAAGGAGAGAGGACGCTGTCAGAAAAATAAATCAGCTAGATTtaaaggaggaggag AAATCCCGGTCTAAGTGGATTGCCGAGAGTGATCAGAATACAAAGTTCTTTCATTCCACTATTAATTGGAAGAGGAGGTCAAACTCTATTGTTGGTCTGCTGATTGATGGAGTGTGGGAGGAGGAACCTAGCAGA GATAATGCAGATCTGGTTGCGCCTTTTGATAAGGAAGAGGTTAGGTCCGCAGTGTGGGAGTGTGGGGGTGATAAGAGCCCGGGACCTGATggattcaatttcaaatttatcCATAAGTTTTGGCAGGTGGTGGAGGGGGATTTTTGTAAGGTGGTAAATGAGTTTTGGCGCTGTGGTGCTTGGCCTACAGGGAGCAACGCTTCGTTCATCGTCTTAATTACAAAG TTTGCATTTATTGGGGGTAGGAACATGTTGGATAGTGTTGTAGTAGTGAATGAGGTGGTTCATGAGGCTAAATCTAAGAAGCGACCAACAATTATTTTCAAGGTTGATTACGAGAAGGCCTATGATTCAGTTCTTTGGGATTTCTTGGAGTATATGATGCGTAGAATGAGGTTTAGTGAGAAGTGGATTAGTTGGATCTTGAGCTGCATTGGATCAGCCTCTGTCTCTGTTTTGGTGAGTGGCAGTCCTAGCGCAGAATTCCGTATGGAGAAGGGTCTTCGGCAAGGTGATCCTCTTGCTCCGTTTCTGTTCCTTATTGTTGTTGAAGGCTGA